The window ACGCGCCCCGCGCAAACAAGCTGAAACACACCTGCCGCAACCAGCGGTGGCCGGCGTCGCGGTGATAACGCTCGTGCCAGTATTGCGCCACAATGATCGGCGGCATCGTCACCGGTGGCTTGAAGCTCGTGAGTTTCAACCGGTCGCCGATGGCCAAAGCGAGGTTCGCCGGCAACGTGGCGATGCCGTCGGTCTCGGCCGCGACCAGCGCGGCCGCGACAAAACTCGGCAGCCGCAGCAGCACCCGATCCGGCGGGATCAGCGCCTCGATTGCCTGCTGCGCGGTGGTGTGCGCCGCATGGCCGGTCTCGGACGCGGTGATCAGGATGTGCTGCGCGGCGCGAAATTCGCCGAGTCGCATCAACTGCAGCCGTTTGGGGTGCCCGCGCCGCACCACGCTGAGATAGCCGTCGGTATAGAGCTGTTGCCGGCGCAGGTCGCGCGGCGCCTTGGCGTAGGCGCCCAGCGCCAGATCAGCCTCGCCGCTGGCGAGCTTGGCCTCGAAGTTGCGGGCATCCAGCGGCAGCGCCTCCAGTTTCAATCGTGGTCCCTGTGCGGCCAGTCGCGCGGTCAGCGGCGGCAGGAAACGCAACATGCCGACATCGCTGACCAGCAGGCGAAATTGCCGGTGCGACGATTGCGGATCGAACGGCACCGTGGGCGGCGACGTCAGGCTGTCGGCGGCGCTTAATAGATTTCGCAACGGGGTCAGGATCTCGGCGCCCTTCGGTGTCGGCCGCATGGTCTGGCCGTCGCGCACCAGCAGCGGGTCGTCGAAATGCGCGCGCAGCCGCGCCAGCGCCTTGCTCAGCGTGGGCTGGGTGGTGTCGAGCAGGGCGGCGGCGCGGGTCAGCGAGCCCTCGCTGAGCATCACCTGCAACATCCGCAGGTCGCGCAGCTGCAATTCCACATCATTCTCAGTGGGCATGACCATCATTCCATCCGCGGCATCGCCAGAAGATGCGGCCGGGCCTAGCCTCGCGTCAAGGCTGAGATAACGGCAGTTCAAACAACCTTCGTGGGAGCAAACGCATGGCAAAATTCAGGATCGAAGCGCATTTTCGGCTGCAGGAGTGGGTGGCGGAAGAGAAGGGCTATTTCCGCGACGAGGGGCTCGATTACGAGTTCCGCGAGCTCATCCGCTCCAGCGACGGCGCCCATCATGTCACCCAGGGCCAGAGCGGTGCGTTCCAGAGCATCGAGAAGGGACGCGAGGCGAACATCACCTGTGCCTGCCACTGGACGGTGAATGTCGCGGCGTCGCGCGGCCACACCAAGCTGTTCGCGGACGCCTATTCGGTGGCGCCGTCGGGCATTTTTGTGCGCGCGGATTCGGCCATCAAGTCGCCGGCCGATCTCGCCGACGTGCCGATTTCGGTCGGCTTCCAGTCCGGCAGCCACTATGCCACCATCCAGGCGCTGGAGTCCTACATGCCCAGCGACAAGATCAAGCTGTCGTTCGATGAGGGCATGCTGTTCAGCCGGATGGAAGCGTTCTTCGAGGGCAAGTCGCAGGCCGCGACCCTGTTCGGCGGCCCCTATTATTTCGCCGAGCAACTGGGATATCGCAAGCTGATCGACACCACCTTCATGGTCGGCGCCATGATCAATGGCGATCCCGACATGGCCGATGTGCGCAAATACTTCAACGCCCTGCGCCGTGCCCAGCGCGACATCGACCTCCGGCCGGAGCTCTACACCCACTATTACAAGATGGAGTTCCCCGAACGATTCCATGCGGCGATGGACACGCGGCGCTGGGGGCCGGGCGAGCGCATCGTGTTCGAACCCTACAGCCGCGAGGTGTTCGAGCAGTCGTTCGACTGGATCGCCAAACACGAGATTTTCGAGTCCGGCAGCATGGGCTCGGGCAGCTACGAGAATGCCACGGTGTCGATGGCACTGGCGTAGCCTGCGCTGTCTGACGGTGCGCGGGCGACCGCGCCCCTGCAGGATCGTAGCGTGATGGGCAAGCTGGTGGTGACAATGTGAGGGACACGCGCTCTCACATTGGCCCTCAATGCATCAGCAGAAATCCGGTCGCGATGGTGAATCCCATGGCCAAGATGAAGGTTGCGCTCATGACGAGCGCAGGCGTCTTCACGTTGCTGCCGTTCGCCAGGTCCTCGATTGCCTGAGTCTGGCTGTCGTTCAGCGTGAGGCCATTTTGTTTGCGGTCCAGGGCATCCAGTGTGCCGGTGATCGCGCCGAGCGTCGCCACGGCGGCGAGGATCGCCACACCAAACAAGATCCACGCCACGAACATCGACCACGGCACCGATCGCGTTCCGGCTCCGCTGGCAGTGGTCTGCACGACCTTTTCCAAAAAAGTGACCGTCAACGCGATCACGCCGGTGGACAGCGTGATGATCTGCTTGGTGGTATCTGCGGCCGATTTCAGGCCTTCGGACGAGGGCTTGTCCGCCATGGTCCACCTATGAACAGAACGGCCACAGCGGGCAGAGCTTGCCGAGCGCCGAGTTAAACGTGTTTTCGCCGAGCTGATCGCCCCTGAGTTCGAACTGCTCCGTTTTCGCGTTAGCGGACGAGACCATGGCGTCGACCATGCGCTTGAACGCCTCCTCGCCCTGCTGGATCAGCTTGTCGCGCTCGGCCGCCGGCTTGGCGAACACATCTTGCGCGCCACGTTTCGCCGCCTCTCGCATCTCGCTCTCGGCACCGACGCCGAATTGGCGGCCATGCGCCTTGGCATAGTCGACCGCGTCTGTGAAAAATTTCTTCTCCAAATCCGCCTGATTCATGAATGTCCCCGTCTTCCCTGGAAATCGCTCTGTGATGAAAAAATTCGGCTCTAATCCCCCATGCGCCGCGTCAACACGGCGGTCGACACCTTGAGCGGTTCGCCCTGCACCACATGGGTCATGTTCTGCAGCGCGACCGCAGCGTGGGCCGCGAGCACATCGGAAATCTCGCTGGTGTCGGTGGTGAAGCGGATCTTGCGCAGATAGGCGTCGGCATTGGCGCCGCGCGCCAAACGAAACAGCTTCGTCATCATGTCGTCGACCTTGAGGCCGGGACGGGTGACCTTGCCGGCGGCATCGAACTCCGCATCGCGCTGCCAGTAGCCATCACGGTCGAAGAAGATCATCGGGATGAATGCCGCCGCGTCCTTGACATAATAGTTGCGCTCGGCATCCTCGAAAATTTCTCGGATGGTGCCGCCGCTGCCACGCGCATAGACAATGCCGGCGCGCGAATTGGTGATCAGCGTTTCCTCGCGGATGCTGTTCTGGAAATATTTTGCATAGTGACTGGCGAAGGGAACGGTCGGCTCCTGGCCATACAGCCAGGTCGGCACGCCCAGGCTTTCGCCGGTCTCGGGCGGTGCGAGCGCCCGCGCCTCCAAGGCGGCGTTCATCCATCGTCGCGCGGCATCGAGATCGTCGGCGCGGTCGGGCACAAGTGTGCCGTCGTCCGCGATAGCGCCGATCAGGTCGGGCAGTGCGGTGGCCTTGGCGAGCACGGCCAGCGCCTTGTCCACGGTGGCGACATCGGCATGGGCGAACCAGGCGCCCATGTGCGCGGCTTCCATGGCGCCGGGCCCGCCGCCGCTGACGATCAGATAGCCTTGCCGTGTCAGCTCGCGGGCCAGCAGCGCGACGTCACGGTAGCTGTCGTCGCCGCGGTTGACCGCATGGCCGCCCATGATGCCGACCAGTTTTGGCGTCCGGTTGTCGAGGAAATGCTTGAGCGCTTCCGAGATATGGGCGTCGTGGTCGGCCTGGGCACGGCGGATGGCCAGCGTCTTCGGGCTTGCGGCGCCGTCGGCGATGTACTGGCGGAAGACGCCAAAGTCCCAGGAGCTGGCGAAGCCCATGGGGGCATCGGGCTGATAGCCGGCGAGCAGGTCGGCGGAACTGTAGAGCTCGGTCGGGTTGGCGTAGGGCATGGCCATCTCCGTCGCAAAGAAATTCGGACAGTCACGTTTCGGCAATATCGAAAAATCAAAAGCTGGACGTTAAAACAACAGTGTGCCGTGCCTCAGGGCGCGGTGCAATCCGTGCTCGCATAGGCATCGTTCAGGAATTTCGCAAGCCGCAGTCCGCCAAGCCCGAGCTGGCGATCCAGGACCGGGAGTGCCGTGCGATAATAATCGTCGTCGAGGGTCATGGTGGCGGGAACTGCATTCCAGACCTCGCGGGCCGCGGCATGGGCTGTTACGGCCCAGCTCTCCGGCGCCATGTCGCCGGGATCGGTGTTGGTCTTGAGCCAGCCATTCTCCAGCCGGTCGACATAGGCGCCCCACGCCCATACGGTCCTGGTGATCAGCGTGACATCCCACACCGTGTGCAGGTCGCTGGGCGTGCGCTGTGGCACGCACTTGCCGAGGCAAACCTGGCCGCGCATGAAGACGTCGACCTTGAAATCGTTGCCGCCATGGTCATCCAGCACCGCGTGCAGCGGCTGATGGATGTCCCCGATGAAATGCACCGCGTATTTCAGCGCTTCGGCTTTCTGCGCATCGGTTTCCGCGCAGCGTAGCTCGCGTTTCAGCCGGGCGATCTCCTTGACCACGCAATCGCCCCTCGCAGCGTCGTCCCTGCAGTCCCGCCCCGGCTGATAGTCGCTGAGCGCGAGGGGGATGCTGACGAAGTGCCAGTTGTAGGTCGCCGGCCGCTCGTTGCGCACGTCGTCGGCCCAGCTTCCGACCGAGGCCAGCGAATGGCCGCGTCCGAGAAGCTTCTCCACCATCGCCGCCGCCGCGGCATTGAGGCGGCGCTGGGCGATTTCGGCCACGATGGAGTGGCCTTCCGGTCCCCAGGCGAAGGCTTGCGATGAAACACACAGGGCTGCTGCTGCCAACGCGATGCGTCGCATCGTCATCTCCTTGGGGCGAGGCTCTCGTAGGTATGTCGTCGGCGGCGGCGTTCGGTTCAGTGTGTCATTGCGATGTTACAATCGGAAGACGAGCGGGCATCACCGCCCGGTAAACGCAGGCAAGCGCTTTTCCACGAAATGCTTCACGCCTTCCTTGAAGTCGTCGCTTGCAAGACTCAGCGCCATTTCATGGTCGGCCACGTCCATGGCTTCGTCGAGCGACTGCATCGGGCTCTGCCAGAGCTGCCGCTTGATGACGCGCAGCGATCGCGGCGACGACAGCTCGGCGAGCTCGTTGGCGTAGGCGAGGGTCGCGGGCATCAGTTCGTCACCGGGATAGAGCCGGTCGGCCAGGCCGATCCGTAGCGCCTCGTCGGCCGTCACCTTGCGCGCGGACAGCAGCAGGTCGGTCGCCTTCGACAGCCCGACCAGGCGGGGCAGGGTCCAGCTGATACCATGTTCGGCGATCAGGCCGCGGCGTGCAAAGGCGGTGGTGAACACGGCCTGTTGCGATGCGAAGCGCATGTCGCAGAACAGGGCGAAGCACAGGCCGAGACCCGCGCAGGGGCCGTTGACCGCGGCGATGATTGGTTTGGAGACCGCGGGAAAGTAAGTGTTCTTGCGCTGGAAATCCTTGCGCGATGTCGGGTCGAACGGGGGATCGGTGGCTTCTTCCAGACGTCCCGCGCCTGAAATCTGGGAAAGGCGCTTCATGTCCGCGCCGGCGCAGAAGCCACGCCCGGCGCCGGTAAGCACGATGACACGAACATTGTCGTCCTTGTCGGCCTGTTCCATCGCCGCGCGGACTTCCTGTCCCATCACGGCAGTCCAGGCATTGAGTTGATCCGGCCGATTGAGGG is drawn from Bradyrhizobium prioriisuperbiae and contains these coding sequences:
- a CDS encoding LysR family transcriptional regulator; this translates as MPTENDVELQLRDLRMLQVMLSEGSLTRAAALLDTTQPTLSKALARLRAHFDDPLLVRDGQTMRPTPKGAEILTPLRNLLSAADSLTSPPTVPFDPQSSHRQFRLLVSDVGMLRFLPPLTARLAAQGPRLKLEALPLDARNFEAKLASGEADLALGAYAKAPRDLRRQQLYTDGYLSVVRRGHPKRLQLMRLGEFRAAQHILITASETGHAAHTTAQQAIEALIPPDRVLLRLPSFVAAALVAAETDGIATLPANLALAIGDRLKLTSFKPPVTMPPIIVAQYWHERYHRDAGHRWLRQVCFSLFARGA
- a CDS encoding enoyl-CoA hydratase codes for the protein MSFTEVDYTATDHVAVVTLNRPDQLNAWTAVMGQEVRAAMEQADKDDNVRVIVLTGAGRGFCAGADMKRLSQISGAGRLEEATDPPFDPTSRKDFQRKNTYFPAVSKPIIAAVNGPCAGLGLCFALFCDMRFASQQAVFTTAFARRGLIAEHGISWTLPRLVGLSKATDLLLSARKVTADEALRIGLADRLYPGDELMPATLAYANELAELSSPRSLRVIKRQLWQSPMQSLDEAMDVADHEMALSLASDDFKEGVKHFVEKRLPAFTGR
- a CDS encoding S1/P1 nuclease; amino-acid sequence: MRRIALAAAALCVSSQAFAWGPEGHSIVAEIAQRRLNAAAAAMVEKLLGRGHSLASVGSWADDVRNERPATYNWHFVSIPLALSDYQPGRDCRDDAARGDCVVKEIARLKRELRCAETDAQKAEALKYAVHFIGDIHQPLHAVLDDHGGNDFKVDVFMRGQVCLGKCVPQRTPSDLHTVWDVTLITRTVWAWGAYVDRLENGWLKTNTDPGDMAPESWAVTAHAAAREVWNAVPATMTLDDDYYRTALPVLDRQLGLGGLRLAKFLNDAYASTDCTAP
- a CDS encoding ABC transporter substrate-binding protein, with the protein product MAKFRIEAHFRLQEWVAEEKGYFRDEGLDYEFRELIRSSDGAHHVTQGQSGAFQSIEKGREANITCACHWTVNVAASRGHTKLFADAYSVAPSGIFVRADSAIKSPADLADVPISVGFQSGSHYATIQALESYMPSDKIKLSFDEGMLFSRMEAFFEGKSQAATLFGGPYYFAEQLGYRKLIDTTFMVGAMINGDPDMADVRKYFNALRRAQRDIDLRPELYTHYYKMEFPERFHAAMDTRRWGPGERIVFEPYSREVFEQSFDWIAKHEIFESGSMGSGSYENATVSMALA